One window of the Shewanella cyperi genome contains the following:
- the tatA gene encoding Sec-independent protein translocase subunit TatA, translating to MGGISIWQLLIIALIVILLFGTKKLRSLGGDLGGAVKGFKNAMADEDKKALEDSSAKSTQTTEKQSETEKKEQV from the coding sequence ATGGGTGGAATCAGTATCTGGCAATTGCTCATCATAGCCTTAATCGTCATCCTGTTGTTTGGCACCAAGAAATTGCGCTCATTGGGCGGCGATCTCGGCGGTGCGGTCAAGGGCTTCAAAAACGCCATGGCCGACGAAGACAAAAAGGCTCTGGAAGACAGCAGCGCCAAATCGACCCAGACCACTGAAAAGCAGTCTGAAACCGAGAAAAAAGAACAGGTGTAA
- the ubiE gene encoding bifunctional demethylmenaquinone methyltransferase/2-methoxy-6-polyprenyl-1,4-benzoquinol methylase UbiE produces the protein MSEGSANTTHFGFKTVEADKKADLVAGVFHSVAAKYDIMNDVMSFGIHRLWKRFTIETAGARPGMKVLDLAGGTGDLTAKFSKLVGDKGQVILADINDSMLKVGRSKLRDLGVVGNVDYVQANAEALPFPDNHFDIITIAFGLRNVTDKDAALRSMQRVLKPGGKLLVLEFSKPQHELMRQVYDMYSFKILPKMGDIITQDAGSYEYLAESIRMHPDQETLKAMMQDAGFEQVDYINMTDGIVALHRGYKF, from the coding sequence ATGTCTGAGGGCTCGGCAAACACTACCCATTTTGGTTTCAAGACGGTTGAAGCAGACAAGAAGGCCGATCTGGTCGCGGGCGTATTCCACTCTGTGGCCGCCAAGTACGACATAATGAACGACGTAATGTCCTTCGGTATCCACAGGTTGTGGAAGCGATTCACCATTGAAACCGCCGGTGCCCGCCCGGGCATGAAGGTGCTGGATCTGGCCGGTGGCACTGGCGATCTGACCGCCAAATTTTCCAAGCTGGTCGGCGACAAGGGCCAGGTGATCCTGGCCGATATCAATGATTCCATGCTCAAGGTCGGCCGCAGCAAGCTGCGGGATCTGGGGGTGGTTGGCAATGTGGATTATGTCCAGGCCAACGCCGAGGCCCTGCCCTTCCCCGACAATCATTTCGACATCATTACCATCGCCTTTGGCCTGCGTAACGTGACCGACAAGGACGCAGCGCTGCGCTCCATGCAAAGGGTGCTCAAGCCCGGCGGCAAACTGCTGGTACTGGAGTTTTCCAAGCCACAGCATGAACTGATGCGTCAGGTGTACGACATGTACAGCTTCAAGATCCTGCCCAAGATGGGTGACATCATCACCCAGGACGCCGGCAGCTATGAGTACCTGGCCGAGTCCATCCGCATGCACCCCGACCAGGAAACCCTCAAGGCCATGATGCAGGATGCCGGCTTCGAGCAGGTGGATTACATCAACATGACCGACGGCATAGTGGCGCTGCACCGGGGATACAAGTTCTGA
- a CDS encoding TatD family hydrolase translates to MSLYLDVAVNLLGSSLEPDLVSVITEAEAEGVSPLLVIGSTLDESEAAIQTCALYPGKLYCTAGVHPHHANQWNIQSENRLRQLTQAPQVVAVGEAGLDYNRDFSPRADQRRAFEAQLALAAELGKPVLLHQRDAHSDFIAILSQYRSALPGALLHCFTGNRAELQDCLALDLHLGITGWICDERRGQELAELVKDIPANRLLLETDSPYLLPRSMRPKPKSGKNLPKYLPYIAAEVARLRGESETELAANCYRNSLAFFNLEAGHA, encoded by the coding sequence ATGAGCTTATATCTGGATGTGGCCGTCAATCTCCTGGGCAGCAGCCTGGAACCAGACTTGGTCTCTGTGATAACAGAGGCCGAAGCCGAAGGTGTATCCCCGCTATTGGTGATTGGCAGCACACTCGATGAAAGCGAAGCCGCTATCCAGACCTGCGCCTTATACCCTGGCAAACTCTATTGTACCGCCGGGGTCCATCCCCACCACGCCAATCAATGGAATATCCAGTCCGAAAATAGGCTGCGACAGCTAACCCAAGCCCCCCAGGTGGTCGCCGTTGGCGAAGCCGGGCTCGATTACAATCGGGATTTTTCGCCCAGAGCCGACCAACGCCGGGCATTCGAGGCCCAGCTGGCTCTGGCAGCAGAACTGGGTAAACCTGTTTTGCTGCACCAGCGCGACGCCCATTCGGACTTTATTGCCATTCTCAGCCAATATCGCAGTGCCTTGCCCGGCGCCCTGTTGCATTGCTTCACCGGCAACCGCGCTGAGTTGCAGGACTGCCTGGCGCTGGATTTACACCTGGGGATCACCGGCTGGATCTGTGATGAACGCCGGGGCCAGGAACTGGCGGAACTGGTCAAAGACATACCGGCAAACCGCCTGTTGCTGGAAACTGATAGCCCTTACCTGCTGCCGCGCTCCATGCGTCCCAAACCTAAATCCGGCAAGAACCTGCCCAAATACCTGCCCTATATTGCGGCCGAAGTTGCCAGGTTGCGCGGCGAATCCGAAACCGAACTGGCCGCAAATTGTTACCGCAACAGCCTCGCCTTCTTTAATTTGGAGGCCGGCCATGCTTAG
- the rraA gene encoding ribonuclease E activity regulator RraA, whose product MEYNTSELCDMYLDVVDVVEPMFSNYGGCSSFGGSISTIKCFEDNGLIADVLAEDGEGKVLLVDGGGSLRRALIDASIAEIAVNNNWEGIIVYGSVRDVDALEDLDIGIQALASIPVGADGNGVGEVEIPVNFGGVTFLPGDHVYADNTGIILSPEPLDIE is encoded by the coding sequence ATGGAATACAACACCTCAGAATTATGCGACATGTATTTGGACGTCGTGGATGTGGTTGAGCCCATGTTCAGTAATTACGGTGGTTGTAGCTCATTCGGCGGGTCCATCAGCACCATCAAGTGCTTCGAGGACAATGGTCTTATTGCCGATGTGTTGGCCGAAGACGGTGAAGGCAAGGTATTGCTGGTTGATGGCGGCGGCTCGCTGCGACGGGCATTGATCGATGCCAGCATCGCCGAGATTGCGGTCAACAACAATTGGGAAGGCATCATAGTTTACGGCAGTGTGCGCGATGTGGATGCCCTGGAGGATCTCGACATTGGTATCCAGGCCCTGGCGTCCATCCCGGTGGGTGCCGATGGCAACGGCGTCGGTGAAGTGGAAATCCCGGTGAATTTCGGTGGTGTCACCTTCCTCCCCGGCGACCATGTGTATGCCGACAACACAGGCATCATACTGTCACCCGAGCCCCTTGATATAGAATAA
- the tatB gene encoding Sec-independent protein translocase protein TatB: MFDGIGFMELLLIAIIGLVVLGPERLPVAVRTVTGWIRAMKRMANSVKDELEQELKIEQLHADLKKAEARGLNNLSPELQESIDQLKQAAESVNRPYQVKTPESQADSVAAGQEKPPHTNG, translated from the coding sequence ATGTTTGACGGTATCGGCTTTATGGAGCTGTTGCTCATCGCCATCATAGGTCTGGTGGTGTTGGGCCCGGAGCGCTTGCCTGTGGCTGTGCGCACTGTGACCGGCTGGATCAGGGCCATGAAACGCATGGCCAACTCGGTCAAAGATGAGCTGGAACAGGAACTGAAAATCGAGCAGTTGCATGCAGACCTCAAAAAGGCCGAAGCCCGGGGTCTGAACAACCTGTCTCCGGAATTGCAGGAGTCCATTGACCAGCTGAAACAGGCCGCCGAATCGGTTAACCGTCCCTATCAGGTGAAAACGCCGGAATCCCAAGCCGACAGCGTGGCCGCAGGGCAGGAAAAACCGCCCCACACCAACGGATAA
- a CDS encoding formimidoylglutamase, with protein MRHLITFSQDLLKQLLGKRPGESRLGDNLLLPQGDTLEAIVAQAKADGARFAILGIAEDLGPRANLGRGGSTNALEACLKWFVNLQANRFYDGKDCLLLGTLDCSDLHQGELDTETLRNRVAEVDDRVIALCTVLMEAEIEPIVIGGGHNNAYGMLMATRAAYGRPVAAVNLDPHSDFRPREGRHSGNGFSYAAASGALDHYHVLGLHELKNSEANLEQLTAFGGSWHSLQDIWVRREITLEEALRQIAKDLRATSLPVALELDLDAISNMPSSACTAAGVPLLDACHYVSYIAGHSPCAYLHLAEAAPVCHEAGLAAGMREVGQSLTELIYAYIQGRRSFCPV; from the coding sequence ATGCGACATCTGATCACCTTCTCTCAGGACCTGCTCAAACAATTACTTGGAAAACGCCCCGGGGAATCCCGCCTGGGTGACAACCTTTTGCTGCCCCAGGGCGATACTCTTGAAGCGATTGTGGCCCAGGCCAAGGCCGACGGCGCCCGCTTCGCCATCCTGGGCATCGCCGAAGACCTGGGCCCCAGGGCCAATTTGGGCCGCGGCGGTTCCACCAATGCCCTGGAAGCTTGCCTCAAGTGGTTCGTCAATCTGCAGGCCAATCGCTTCTATGATGGCAAGGATTGCCTGCTGCTCGGCACCCTCGACTGCAGCGACCTGCACCAGGGCGAGCTGGACACAGAAACCCTGCGCAATCGGGTCGCTGAGGTGGACGACAGGGTTATAGCCCTGTGCACTGTGCTGATGGAAGCGGAAATCGAGCCCATAGTCATAGGCGGAGGTCATAACAATGCTTACGGCATGTTGATGGCAACCCGGGCCGCCTATGGTCGCCCTGTGGCCGCGGTCAATCTTGACCCCCACTCGGACTTCAGGCCCAGGGAAGGTCGCCACAGTGGTAACGGCTTCAGCTATGCCGCCGCCAGCGGCGCCCTGGACCACTACCATGTGCTGGGACTGCATGAACTCAAAAACAGCGAAGCCAACCTGGAACAATTGACCGCCTTCGGCGGCAGTTGGCACAGCCTGCAGGACATCTGGGTGCGCCGCGAAATCACCCTGGAAGAGGCCCTGCGCCAAATCGCCAAGGACTTGCGCGCCACAAGCTTGCCTGTGGCGCTGGAGCTGGATCTCGATGCCATCAGCAATATGCCGTCAAGCGCCTGCACCGCCGCCGGGGTGCCTTTACTGGATGCCTGTCACTACGTCAGCTATATCGCCGGCCACAGCCCCTGTGCTTATCTGCATCTGGCGGAAGCGGCCCCCGTGTGCCACGAGGCCGGCCTGGCTGCCGGAATGCGAGAGGTGGGCCAGAGCCTGACCGAGCTGATCTATGCCTACATCCAGGGGCGGCGCAGCTTCTGTCCCGTGTGA
- the ubiB gene encoding ubiquinone biosynthesis regulatory protein kinase UbiB, with the protein MTLASLRRGYQVVRTLLHYGLDELLPPKLTPWYFKVLRLCLFWIRNRHKDKCGGERLKLALQQLGPVYIKFGQMLSTRRDLLSDNWAEQLTMLQDRVPPFDSALARAAIESELGTPIESLFDDFDDVPLASASIAQVHTARLKSNGAEVVLKVLRPGVEQQIAADRQLMLQVAARIEALLGHGNRLRPVEVVQDYEHTILGELNLKLEAMNAVRLRNNFLNSDALYIPLVYEELCHQRLMVMERIDGIPVADIAALKAQGTNFKLLAERGVELFFTQVFRDNFFHADMHPGNIFVSREHPDNPFYIGLDCGIMGSLSEEDKRYLAENFLAFFNRDYHRIAQLYVESGWVSADTDILAFEQAVKLVCEPMFNKPLNEISFGHVLLELFRTARRFDIVVQPQLVLLEKTLLYIEGLGRQLYPELDLWQTAKPFLEKWMTQQTGPKAMFKKLQSAAPYWSDKLPELPELVYDNLRLGRKLLGSQQQMLDRYLKHQQKAHKSNYLLITSAVFLICGTILFDREVTLVPALGCLAAGALLWLIGWRSRPKNRKF; encoded by the coding sequence ATGACGCTCGCCAGTCTCCGCCGCGGATACCAGGTTGTCCGCACCCTGCTGCATTATGGTTTGGATGAACTCTTACCCCCCAAGCTGACACCTTGGTATTTCAAGGTGTTACGTCTGTGCCTCTTTTGGATCCGCAACCGTCACAAGGACAAATGCGGTGGCGAGCGTCTTAAGCTGGCGTTGCAGCAACTGGGCCCCGTATATATCAAGTTTGGCCAGATGCTGTCGACCCGGCGCGATCTGCTCAGTGACAACTGGGCCGAGCAGCTGACCATGCTGCAGGACAGGGTACCGCCCTTTGACTCGGCCCTGGCCCGTGCCGCCATCGAAAGCGAACTTGGCACCCCCATTGAAAGCCTGTTTGATGATTTCGACGATGTGCCCCTGGCCTCGGCGTCCATTGCCCAGGTGCATACCGCCAGACTCAAGTCCAACGGGGCCGAGGTGGTACTCAAGGTGCTCAGACCCGGGGTCGAGCAACAAATCGCCGCCGATCGGCAGCTCATGTTGCAGGTGGCTGCCCGTATAGAAGCCCTGCTCGGCCATGGCAATCGCCTGCGGCCGGTGGAAGTAGTGCAGGACTATGAGCACACCATACTCGGCGAGCTCAACCTCAAGCTGGAGGCCATGAATGCCGTCCGCTTGCGGAATAACTTCCTCAACTCCGACGCCCTGTACATTCCCCTGGTGTATGAAGAGCTGTGCCACCAGCGATTGATGGTGATGGAGCGCATCGACGGCATTCCGGTGGCGGATATCGCCGCCCTCAAGGCCCAGGGTACCAACTTCAAGCTGCTGGCCGAGCGGGGGGTGGAGCTGTTTTTCACCCAGGTTTTCCGTGACAACTTCTTCCACGCCGACATGCATCCGGGCAATATCTTTGTCAGTCGCGAACACCCGGACAATCCCTTTTACATCGGCCTGGACTGCGGCATCATGGGCAGCCTCAGCGAAGAGGACAAACGCTATCTGGCGGAAAACTTCCTCGCCTTTTTCAACCGCGACTATCACCGCATAGCCCAACTGTACGTCGAATCGGGTTGGGTGTCGGCGGATACCGACATACTGGCGTTCGAGCAGGCGGTAAAGCTGGTGTGCGAACCCATGTTCAACAAGCCGCTTAACGAGATTTCCTTTGGTCATGTGCTGCTGGAACTGTTCCGCACCGCGCGGCGCTTCGACATAGTGGTGCAACCTCAGCTGGTGCTGCTGGAGAAGACCCTGCTCTATATCGAGGGCCTGGGGCGGCAGCTGTACCCCGAGCTGGATTTGTGGCAAACCGCCAAGCCCTTCCTGGAAAAGTGGATGACCCAGCAGACGGGCCCCAAGGCAATGTTCAAAAAACTGCAATCCGCGGCGCCTTACTGGTCTGATAAACTCCCCGAGCTCCCCGAGTTGGTGTATGACAACCTGCGACTGGGCCGCAAGCTGCTGGGCAGCCAACAGCAAATGCTGGACCGCTACCTGAAACACCAGCAAAAAGCGCATAAAAGCAATTACCTGCTTATCACTTCTGCGGTTTTCTTGATCTGCGGCACAATATTGTTTGACCGAGAGGTTACACTGGTGCCCGCCCTGGGGTGTCTGGCAGCCGGTGCGTTGTTGTGGCTTATCGGATGGAGATCCAGGCCAAAGAATCGGAAATTTTAG
- a CDS encoding TlpA family protein disulfide reductase → MLTGQLDSATLLAQEDYQASYQDYEPDAAGLAPLQQVTEPTELLVIQGTWCPDCVREVPRLIRIAEQLNGTVFKLSHIGVDRDKTDPAGLAGRYDFNRIPTILVLRQGVELGRIVERPQTSLEQDLVDILGL, encoded by the coding sequence ATGTTAACAGGTCAACTGGACTCGGCCACTTTGCTGGCACAGGAAGACTATCAGGCCAGCTATCAGGACTATGAGCCCGATGCCGCCGGGCTGGCACCTTTGCAACAGGTGACCGAGCCCACCGAGCTGCTGGTGATTCAGGGCACTTGGTGTCCCGATTGCGTTCGTGAAGTGCCGCGCCTTATTCGTATTGCCGAGCAACTCAATGGCACAGTGTTCAAGCTGAGCCACATAGGCGTCGACAGGGACAAAACCGATCCCGCGGGCTTGGCCGGTCGCTACGATTTCAATCGCATTCCGACTATCCTGGTACTGCGCCAGGGCGTGGAACTGGGCCGGATAGTGGAACGGCCACAAACGTCACTGGAGCAGGACCTGGTTGACATTCTCGGCCTTTGA
- the tatC gene encoding twin-arginine translocase subunit TatC translates to MSSHQQPLISHLLELRNVLLKCIASVMLLFVALVYWANDIYHYMAIPLMQSLPESGTMIATDVAAPFFAPFKLTLVLGFFLAVPYVLYQIWSFVAPGLYKHEKRLVVPLLVSSTLLFYMGIAFAYYVVFPVVFGFFTSVAPEGVQVATDISSYLDFILKLFFAFGLAFEIPVAVVLLCWAGVTSPEDLRAKRPYIVVAAFVIGMLLTPPDVISQTMLAVPMLLLFEGGLLAARFYSKKDDQEPEDEA, encoded by the coding sequence ATGTCGTCACACCAACAACCGCTGATCAGTCATCTGCTGGAGCTGCGCAATGTATTGCTGAAGTGCATCGCCAGCGTGATGCTGCTGTTCGTGGCCCTGGTCTACTGGGCCAATGATATTTACCACTACATGGCCATTCCGCTGATGCAATCCTTGCCCGAGTCCGGGACCATGATTGCCACCGACGTAGCGGCCCCGTTCTTTGCCCCGTTTAAATTGACCCTGGTATTGGGCTTTTTCCTGGCCGTACCTTATGTGCTGTATCAAATCTGGTCCTTTGTGGCTCCTGGACTGTACAAGCACGAAAAACGTCTGGTGGTCCCTTTGCTGGTCAGCAGTACCCTGCTGTTCTATATGGGCATTGCCTTCGCCTACTACGTGGTGTTTCCCGTGGTATTCGGCTTCTTCACCAGCGTGGCCCCCGAGGGCGTGCAGGTGGCGACCGACATCAGCAGCTATCTCGACTTTATCCTCAAGCTGTTTTTCGCCTTCGGCCTCGCCTTTGAAATCCCTGTCGCCGTGGTGCTGCTGTGTTGGGCTGGAGTAACCTCGCCGGAAGACCTCAGGGCCAAGCGTCCCTATATAGTAGTTGCAGCCTTTGTTATCGGTATGCTGTTGACTCCTCCGGATGTGATCTCCCAAACCATGCTGGCGGTTCCCATGCTGTTACTGTTTGAGGGCGGATTGCTTGCCGCCAGGTTTTACAGTAAAAAGGACGACCAGGAGCCCGAAGACGAGGCTTAA
- a CDS encoding sensor domain-containing diguanylate cyclase, which yields MLRSVLWLVLLLSWQVHGQLLQVNNAVTEMALTPFLQVYQAQKSQSWEQLPPQDSALWRPLERETLALGVHNLWLSFSLSSDQGVINRMLEMDNPLLDEVSLYHLVDGDLVRVMHMGDKLDFASRPMRSTSFLYPFELAPGEVHSFYLKIDSEGSGYLPVTLWAPERYNQVSESTTLFQGIQLGILLALGLFSLFIALASGSFSYSYYAGYVLSMTLLVATVQGLAFRFLWPNTPEVQQWIIPLLLPIVMAFALMFAEKMLQLKHNNIRMLRACRMGAAFSVLMALLSPLVSYGVAIFSEIIALLGISTMLLLFALIQAFKGQKLARLYSLGWIVLLSSAIASSLIYLGMVDTLIPPQTPAMLGLTFEIVYMAAVLAIRYSDERRAKQRIQQQALEQAQRIRLAREESLRQEAESNERLEQMVQERTLELEITLRELNEVNQKLTEQTTIDSLTGVKNRASFDKRLTAEGRISRRQHTPLALLMLDIDHFKRINDRYGHLAGDHTLKVIAANLLQHLKRPTDMVARYGGEEFAVILPATDEEGALAVAEAIRENISQLQLSWNQDSIALSVSIGVSTAIIDSDSHPLLLLEQADKALYRAKNLGRNRVCRYEEQTLQAVSSAP from the coding sequence ATGCTTAGGTCTGTGTTGTGGTTGGTGCTCCTGTTGTCATGGCAGGTCCATGGGCAATTGCTGCAGGTTAACAATGCTGTGACCGAAATGGCACTCACGCCCTTTTTGCAGGTATACCAGGCACAAAAGTCGCAGTCATGGGAACAATTACCGCCGCAGGACAGCGCTTTGTGGCGCCCTCTGGAAAGGGAAACTCTGGCCCTGGGGGTACACAATCTCTGGTTGAGCTTCAGCCTCTCCAGCGATCAGGGTGTCATAAACCGAATGCTGGAAATGGACAATCCTCTGCTGGATGAAGTCAGTCTCTATCATTTGGTCGATGGCGATCTTGTCCGGGTCATGCACATGGGTGACAAGCTGGATTTCGCCTCCCGCCCCATGCGCAGCACCAGTTTCCTTTATCCTTTCGAATTGGCCCCGGGCGAGGTCCACAGTTTTTATTTGAAGATTGACTCCGAGGGCAGTGGCTACCTGCCCGTCACCCTCTGGGCTCCGGAGCGCTACAACCAGGTAAGTGAATCGACCACCCTGTTCCAGGGTATCCAGTTGGGTATTTTGTTGGCACTGGGCCTGTTCAGCCTGTTTATCGCCCTCGCCTCCGGCTCCTTCAGTTACAGCTACTATGCCGGTTACGTGCTGTCCATGACCTTATTGGTAGCCACAGTGCAAGGTTTGGCATTTCGCTTCCTGTGGCCGAATACCCCCGAAGTCCAGCAATGGATCATTCCCTTACTGCTGCCAATTGTGATGGCTTTTGCGCTGATGTTTGCCGAGAAAATGCTGCAGCTTAAGCACAACAATATCCGCATGCTCAGGGCCTGCCGCATGGGCGCCGCATTCAGCGTACTGATGGCGCTGCTGTCTCCCCTGGTCAGCTATGGTGTGGCTATTTTCAGCGAGATCATTGCCTTGCTCGGGATCAGCACCATGCTGCTGCTGTTTGCCCTGATTCAGGCATTTAAGGGACAAAAGCTTGCCCGGCTTTATTCTCTGGGGTGGATAGTGCTGCTCAGCAGCGCCATCGCCAGCAGCCTGATTTATCTGGGCATGGTAGATACCCTGATTCCGCCGCAAACGCCGGCCATGCTGGGGCTGACCTTCGAGATAGTCTATATGGCGGCGGTGTTGGCTATCCGCTACAGCGATGAGCGCCGGGCCAAACAACGAATTCAACAGCAGGCGCTGGAACAGGCTCAGCGCATCCGACTGGCCAGGGAAGAATCCCTTAGACAGGAAGCCGAATCCAACGAACGCCTGGAGCAAATGGTGCAGGAGCGCACCCTGGAGCTGGAAATCACCTTAAGGGAACTCAATGAGGTGAACCAGAAGCTGACCGAACAAACCACCATTGACAGCCTGACCGGGGTCAAGAACCGGGCCTCCTTTGACAAACGCCTGACCGCCGAGGGGCGCATCAGCCGCCGGCAACACACACCGCTGGCGCTGTTGATGCTGGACATAGATCATTTCAAACGCATCAACGACCGTTATGGCCACCTGGCCGGCGATCATACCCTCAAGGTCATTGCCGCCAACCTGCTGCAACACCTAAAGCGTCCGACCGATATGGTGGCCCGCTATGGCGGCGAGGAATTTGCCGTGATTCTGCCGGCAACGGACGAGGAAGGCGCACTGGCGGTAGCCGAGGCCATACGGGAAAATATCAGCCAATTACAACTGAGCTGGAACCAGGACAGCATAGCCCTGAGTGTCAGCATAGGTGTCAGTACCGCCATTATCGACAGCGACAGCCACCCGCTGCTGTTGCTTGAGCAGGCCGACAAGGCCCTGTACAGAGCCAAAAACCTGGGCCGCAACCGTGTCTGTCGCTACGAGGAACAGACGCTGCAAGCGGTATCCTCCGCCCCCTAA
- the hemB gene encoding porphobilinogen synthase has protein sequence MNIITSAFPQRRMRRMRKHEFSRRLMAENTLTVNDLIYPMFVLEGNHRSEQVASMPGIERYSIDLLLKEAEQLVELGIPLIALFPVTPLEKKSLLAEEAYNPDALAQRAVRALKSEFPQLGVMTDVALDPFTTHGQDGIIDDTGYILNDITTEILVKQALSHAEAGADIVAPSDMMDGRIGAIRQALEAAGHVNTQIMAYSAKYSSSYYGPFRDAVGSAGNLKGGNKHSYQMDPANSDEALHEVALDIQEGADMVMVKPGMPYLDIVHRVKTELAVPTFAYQVSGEYAMHMAAIQNGWLAEKAIVMESLLCFKRAGADGILTYFAKRAAQWLKDAK, from the coding sequence GTGAACATTATTACCAGTGCTTTCCCACAACGCAGAATGCGCCGCATGCGCAAACACGAGTTCAGCCGTCGCCTGATGGCCGAAAATACCCTGACGGTCAACGACCTGATCTATCCGATGTTTGTTTTGGAAGGCAACCACCGAAGCGAGCAGGTGGCGTCCATGCCGGGCATTGAGCGCTACTCCATAGACCTGCTGCTCAAAGAAGCCGAGCAGTTGGTTGAGCTGGGCATTCCGCTGATTGCCCTGTTCCCCGTGACTCCGCTGGAAAAGAAATCCTTGCTGGCGGAAGAAGCCTACAACCCGGATGCCCTGGCTCAGCGCGCCGTGCGGGCACTTAAAAGTGAGTTTCCCCAGCTGGGGGTGATGACAGACGTGGCTCTCGATCCCTTCACCACACATGGTCAGGACGGCATCATAGATGACACGGGCTACATACTCAATGACATCACCACAGAGATCCTGGTGAAGCAGGCCCTGTCACACGCCGAAGCCGGTGCCGATATAGTGGCGCCCTCCGACATGATGGATGGTCGTATCGGCGCCATACGACAGGCCCTGGAAGCCGCCGGCCATGTGAACACCCAAATAATGGCCTACTCGGCCAAGTACTCTTCCAGCTACTATGGTCCATTCCGCGATGCGGTCGGTTCCGCCGGTAACCTCAAGGGCGGCAACAAACACAGCTATCAGATGGATCCGGCCAACAGCGACGAGGCACTGCACGAAGTGGCGCTGGACATCCAGGAAGGAGCCGACATGGTGATGGTCAAGCCCGGCATGCCGTATCTCGACATAGTCCACAGAGTCAAGACCGAGCTGGCGGTGCCCACCTTTGCTTATCAGGTCAGCGGCGAATACGCCATGCACATGGCCGCCATTCAGAACGGTTGGCTGGCGGAAAAGGCGATAGTGATGGAGTCATTGCTGTGCTTCAAGCGCGCCGGTGCCGACGGCATCCTCACCTACTTCGCCAAGCGTGCCGCCCAGTGGCTCAAGGATGCCAAATAA
- a CDS encoding ubiquinone biosynthesis accessory factor UbiJ, producing the protein MLQRELALLACGAIELAFNGLLKQSGAQLRSYGLNGKVIAIELKELPFPLYLIFDQTVLVLSRYEAEPSVAVKADLACLYQLSRGANLSALIKQDKLELDGDLHALQGLSRLMTEQRFDFGEPLSRWIGDGATHRLQSGLGQLGQQLRRITGKSLDHMAQLATEEYRLAPQRIEFIAQCDAIEDLARDTEAQIQRLQHLRERFSL; encoded by the coding sequence ATGCTGCAAAGAGAGCTGGCGCTGCTGGCCTGCGGCGCGATTGAACTGGCCTTCAATGGCCTGCTCAAACAAAGCGGCGCCCAGCTGCGCAGCTACGGCCTCAATGGCAAGGTCATCGCCATTGAACTCAAAGAGTTACCTTTCCCCCTGTACCTGATTTTCGACCAGACTGTGCTGGTGCTGAGCCGTTATGAGGCCGAGCCCAGCGTCGCGGTCAAAGCCGATTTAGCCTGCCTGTACCAGCTGAGCCGGGGGGCAAATCTGAGTGCCCTTATCAAGCAGGACAAACTGGAGCTCGATGGCGATCTGCATGCCTTGCAGGGCTTGAGCCGCCTGATGACAGAGCAGCGTTTTGACTTCGGCGAACCCCTGTCGCGCTGGATTGGTGATGGTGCCACCCACAGACTGCAATCCGGTCTGGGCCAGCTGGGTCAACAATTGCGCCGCATCACGGGCAAGAGCCTGGACCATATGGCGCAACTGGCCACGGAAGAGTATCGCCTCGCCCCGCAACGAATTGAATTTATCGCCCAGTGCGATGCCATTGAAGATCTGGCCCGGGATACCGAGGCCCAGATCCAACGCCTGCAGCATTTGAGGGAACGTTTTTCATTATGA